In a single window of the Rhodamnia argentea isolate NSW1041297 chromosome 2, ASM2092103v1, whole genome shotgun sequence genome:
- the LOC115738616 gene encoding radial spoke head 10 homolog B, with the protein MEGQKGQSSAMLTRSKSSLLRSSPTVRSSIHSLSSIAEDDLLPSHYQHQPQQRDSVEEEKSRRRHPRRPGPTGSSRFRSALAVASLALSTVFFFCFFNSRRDAAPTTTASENLLLALIFVAVALFFVSRNKPLIDRNLSTIKHLYSLNAKRLGFARGNARGVQWFIGGDSSAGDAKAAMKEEKKKIIREGVEFYSNGDYYEGEFHKGRCNGSGVYNYFVNGRYEGDWIDGKYDGYGIESWARGSRYRGQYRNGLRHGFGVYRFYTGDSYAGEWCTGQSHGVGVQSCADGSCYVGEFRCGVKHGLGCYYFRNGDKYAGEYFGDKIHGFGVYHFANGHCYEGSWHEGSKQGYGMYTFRNADSKCGEWDSGSLKSPLPPLTDPVLRAIQAARKAAENAIHLRRVDEQVNKAVLAASRAATAARVAAVKAVQNQMDGKFCDIEA; encoded by the exons ATGGAGGGACAGAAGGGCCAGTCGTCGGCGATGCTCACCAGATCCAAGTCGTCGCTCCTCCGTTCCTCCCCGACCGTCCGCTCCTCCATCCACAGCCTTTCCTCCATCGCCGAGGACGACTTGCTCCCTTCTCACTATCAGCACCAGCCGCAGCAGCGTGACTCCGTCGAGGAAGAGAAGTCCAGGAGGCGGCACCCCCGCcggcccggtccgaccggatCGAGCCGGTTCCGGTCGGCCCTCGCCGTGGCCTCCCTGGCCTTGTccaccgtcttcttcttctgcttcttcaatTCCAGGAGGGACGCGGCCCCGACGACGACTGCCTCAGAGAATCTCCTCCTGGCCCTCATCTTCGTCGCCGTCGCGCTCTTCTTCGTCTCCAGGAACAAGCCCCTGATCGACCGCAACCTGTCGACGATTAAGCACCTGTACAGCCTCAACGCCAAGAGGCTAGGCTTCGCGCGGGGCAACGCCAGGGGTGTGCAGTGGTTCATCGGCGGCGACTCGAGCGCGGGCGACGCCAAGGCCGcgatgaaggaggagaagaagaagataatccGCGAGGGAGTTGAGTTCTACAGCAATGGGGATTACTACGAGGGCGAGTTCCACAAGGGGAGGTGCAATGGGAGTGGTGTGTACAATTACTTCGTCAACGGGAGATACGAAGGGGATTGGATCGACGGCAAGTACGACGGGTACGGGATCGAGAGCTGGGCTCGCGGTAGCCGGTACCGCGGGCAGTATCGGAACGGGCTGAGGCACGGTTTCGGCGTGTATAGGTTCTACACGGGGGATTCGTACGCCGGAGAGTGGTGTACTGGGCAGAGCCATGGGGTTGGGGTGCAGAGTTGCGCTGATGGGAGCTGCTATGTTGGGGAATTCAGGTGTGGGGTCAAGCATGGACTTGGGTGTTACTATTTCAG GAATGGAGACAAATATGCTGGAGAATATTTCGGCGATAAAATTCATGGATTCGGTGTCTACCATTTTGCCAATGGCCACTGCTACGAGGGTTCTTGGCATGAAGGTTCCAAGCAAGGTTATGGAATGTACACTTTCCGAAATGCTGATTCAAAATGCGGTGAATGGGACTCCGGTTCCCTCAAGAGCCCTTTACCCCCACTGACTGACCCAGTTCTTCGAGCAATTCAG GCTGCGAGAAAGGCAGCTGAAAATGCAATTCACCTTCGCCGAGTGGACGAACAGGTGAACAAGGCCGTTTTGGCCGCGAGTAGAGCTGCGACTGCTGCTAGAGTGGCCGCCGTGAAAGCTGTTCAGAACCAGATGGACGGCAAGTTTTGTGACATAGAAGCTTGA
- the LOC115736904 gene encoding protein NODULATION SIGNALING PATHWAY 2-like has translation MALANDVDDVTMMEFSGHSTTAADADEFDGGCCDWSDWSPVVDWDAVPGSGLDGFHDLMESMLEDGTGPHPHHLPPQWCDSPPSVHDATNDREGDGTDGHDFKGLRLVHLLLAAAEALSGKGENRELARVILVRLKELVSPASGGGGTNMERLAGHFTDALQGLLEGARAAGQGGGGKHSIGGRPHREEVCYNQTEVLVAFHLLQDMSPYVKFGHFTANQAILEAVGHERRVHVVDYDIMEGVQWASLMQALVSQKGGRPSPHLRITALSRAGSGRRWTPTVQDTGRRLAAYAKSVGQPFSFHQCRLDPDKTFPPAVLKLVPGEALVFNCMLHLPHSAYHTPGSVASFLSGARALSPRLVTLAEEEVGLGGGGVGFMGGFMDSLQHYSAVYDSLEAGFPMPDRARALVERVFLGPRIAGTLARMHRGRPGEEEDGSGKVGSWGEWLGAEGYRPGRVSFSNHCQAKLLVGLFNDGYRVEEVAGNRLVLGWKSRRLLSASIWTSSSDPDSLD, from the coding sequence ATGGCTCTGGCCAACGACGTCGATGATGTCACCATGATGGAGTTTTCGGGCCACAGCACCACCGCTGCGGACGCCGATGAGTTCGATGGTGGCTGCTGTGACTGGAGCGACTGGTCTCCGGTGGTTGACTGGGACGCCGTCCCCGGCAGCGGCCTCGACGGCTTCCATGACCTCATGGAGTCCATGTTGGAAGACGGAACCGGGCCCCACCCGCACCACCTACCTCCACAGTGGTGCGACTCTCCTCCTTCCGTGCACGACGCGACCAACGACAGGGAAGGCGACGGAACCGATGGCCACGATTTCAAGGGGCTGAGGCTGGTCCACCTTCTGTTGGCCGCGGCTGAGGCGCTGAGCGGCAAGGGCGAGAACCGCGAGCTGGCTCGGGTGATATTGGTTCGGCTCAAGGAGTTGGTCTCCCCGGCCTCCGGCGGCGGCGGGACCAACATGGAGCGGCTCGCAGGACACTTCACCGACGCGTTGCAGGGCTTGCTGGAGGGTGCGAGGGCGGCCGGCCAAGGTGGCGGCGGTAAGCACTCGATTGGTGGTAGGCCTCACCGCGAGGAAGTGTGTTACAATCAAACGGAGGTGCTCGTGGCGTTCCACCTTCTGCAGGACATGTCGCCCTACGTCAAGTTCGGGCACTTCACGGCCAATCAGGCCATTTTGGAGGCTGTGGGTCACGAAAGGCGGGTCCACGTAGTGGACTATGACATAATGGAGGGGGTCCAATGGGCCTCCTTAATGCAGGCTCTCGTCTCTCAAAAGGGCGGTCGGCCGTCCCCGCACCTCCGGATCACGGCGCTGTCAAGGGCCGGGAGCGGGCGCCGGTGGACCCCAACCGTCCAGGACACAGGCCGCCGCCTGGCCGCCTACGCAAAGTCCGTCGGGCAGCCCTTCTCGTTCCACCAGTGCAGGCTGGACCCGGACAAGACCTTCCCCCCGGCCGTCCTCAAGCTGGTCCCTGGCGAGGCGCTGGTCTTCAACTGCATGCTGCACCTGCCTCACTCCGCCTACCACACGCCCGGCTCGGTCGCCTCGTTCCTGTCCGGGGCCAGGGCTCTGAGCCCGAGGCTGGTGACGctggcggaggaggaggtggggcTGGGGGGAGGCGGAGTGGGGTTCATGGGCGGGTTCATGGACTCGCTGCAGCACTACTCGGCGGTGTATGACTCGCTCGAGGCCGGGTTCCCAATGCCGGACCGGGCTCGGGCGCTGGTGGAGAGGGTGTTCTTGGGCCCGAGAATAGCCGGGACACTGGCGCGCATGCACAGGGGGAGGCCGGGCGAGGAGGAGGACGGGTCGGGCAAGGTGGGTTCGTGGGGGGAGTGGTTGGGGGCGGAGGGGTACAGGCCGGGTAGAGTGAGCTTTTCGAACCACTGCCAAGCAAAGCTGTTGGTGGGGCTGTTCAACGACGGGTACAGGGTGGAGGAGGTGGCCGGGAACAGGCTCGTCCTAGGCTGGAAATCTAGGCGTTTGCTCTCTGCTTCCATTTGGACATCTTCCTCCGATCCCGATTCATTAGATTAG
- the LOC115738491 gene encoding ethylene-responsive transcription factor ERF014-like produces MVKRTSESRNQSEPSKRTSPSSTSACRKYKGVRMRSWGSWVSEIRAPNQQARIWLGSYATAEAAARAYDAALLCLKGPSATSAPHSLNFPRSSLAYRFPDHAIPMSPKSIQRVAAAAGAAAVAEGGSLDCTASGPQSPRQQSPSPSSSSLASSPSPSPPYHLDDDVVAVPAAAWDGAAGILDTSCNLEGLLQSPSFLGPMFANGVSSDDYYEEAGDIRLWDFS; encoded by the coding sequence ATGGTGAAGAGGACTAGCGAGTCCAGGAACCAATCGGAGCCTTCCAAACGGACCTCGCCGTCGTCCACGTCGGCTTGCAGGAAGTACAAGGGCGTGAGGATGAGGAGCTGGGGCTCCTGGGTCTCCGAGATCCGCGCCCCCAACCAGCAGGCGCGGATCTGGCTTGGCTCCTACGCCACGGCCGAAGCCGCCGCTCGGGCCTACGACGCCGCTCTGCTCTGCCTCAAGGGACCTTCGGCGACGTCCGCGCCCCACAGCCTCAACTTCCCTCGCTCCTCTCTCGCCTATCGCTTCCCCGACCACGCCATCCCGATGTCCCCTAAATCCATCCAGCGGGTGGCAGCTGCGGCcggggcggcggcggtggcggagggCGGATCACTTGACTGCACCGCCTCGGGCCCGCAGTCTCCACGCCAGCAGTCCCCGTCGCCTTCGTCATCGTCGCTGGCCTCGTCCCCGTCCCCGTCGCCGCCCTATCACCTGGATGACGACGTCGTCGCCGTCCCTGCAGCCGCGTGGGACGGGGCGGCGGGTATCCTGGACACGTCGTGCAATCTAGAGGGCTTGCTGCAGTCGCCGAGTTTCCTGGGTCCGATGTTCGCCAACGGTGTGTCGTCCGATGATTATTATGAAGAAGCAGGCGATATTCGACTCTGGGACtttagctga
- the LOC115734864 gene encoding probable N-succinyldiaminopimelate aminotransferase DapC, with translation MQTQCTWSCHHEMFGALRSKSSSLFASSRRLQCRFAARSRSRRPCPFAAMSTVATERGAPPNRKESEGKPLQVAKRLEKFKTTIFTQMSMLAIKHGAINLGQGFPNFDGPEFVKEAAIQAIRDGKNQYARGYGIPDLNSAIAARFKKDTGLVVDPETEVTVTSGCTEAIAATMLGLINPGDEVILFAPFYDSYEATLSMAGADIKSITLRPPDFAVPMKELRSAISKKTRAILINTPHNPTGKMFTREELHEIASLCIENDVLVFTDEVYDKLAFEMDHISMASLPGMYDRTVTMNSLGKTFSLTGWKIGWAIAPPHLTWGVRQAHSFLTFATSTHAQWAAAVALRAPDSYYVELKRDYTAKKQILVEGLKEAGFKVFPSSGTYFVVVDHTPFGLENDIAFCEFLIKEVGVVAIPTSVFYLNPEEGKNIVRFTFCKDEGTLRSAVERMKQKLKKG, from the exons ATGCAGACTCAGTGCACCTGGTCATGCCATCATGAGATGTTCGGTGCACTGAGATCGAAATCCTCGTCCCTCTTTGCTTCCTCCAGGCGTCTCCAGTGCCGGTTCGCCGCCAGGAGCAGGAGTCGACGGCCGTGTCCGTTTGCCGCTATGTCCACCGTCGCCACCGAGAGAGGGGCCCCTCCGAATCGGAAGGAGTCGGAAGGCAAGCCCTTGCAG GTTGCAAAGCGCTTGGAGAAGTTTAAAACAACAATATTCACACAGATGAGTATGCTTGCCATCAAACACGGAGCCATAAACCTTGGACAGGGCTTCCCCAACTTTGATGGACCTGAATTTGTAAAGGAAGCAGCAATTCAAGCAATTCGGGATGGCAAGAACCAATATGCCCGAGGCTATGGAATACCAGACTTGAACTCTGCTATTGCTGCTCGGTTCAAGAAAGACACTGGCCTTGTGGTGGACCCTGAGACGGAAGTTACTGTTACCTCTGGGTGCACCGAGGCAATTGCTGCAACTATGTTAGGATTGATAAATCCTGGTGATGAAGTGATCCTCTTTGCTCCTTTTTATGACTCTTATGAAGCCACTCTGTCTATGGCTGGTGCTGATATAAAAAGCATCACACTGCGCCCCCCAGATTTTGCCGTCCCGATGAAGGAGCTCAGGTCTGCAATATCAAAGAAAACCCGTGCAATTCTTATAAACACTCCCCATAACCCTACTGGAAAGATGTTCACTCGGGAGGAGCTTCATGAGATTGCTTCTCTCTGCATTGAAAACGATGTTTTGGTTTTCACTGACGAAGTCTATGATAAGCTGGCTTTTGAGATGGATCACATTTCTATGGCCTCTCTTCCGGGGATGTACGATCGAACAGTGACCATGAATTCCTTGGGGAAGACGTTCTCATTAACCGGGTGGAAGATTGGATGGGCTATTGCTCCGCCACATTTGACGTGGGGAGTGCGGCAGGCACACTCTTTCCTCACCTTTGCTACTTCCACCCACGCACAGTGGGCCGCTGCTGTAGCGCTGAGAGCCCCTGATTCTTACTATGTGGAGTTAAAGAGGGATTACACAGCAAAGAAGCAAATTTTGGTGGAGGGATTGAAGGAGGCTGGTTTCAAGGTATTCCCCTCAAGCGGCACGTACTTTGTAGTTGTAGATCATACCCCTTTTGGCCTGGAAAATGATATCGCGTTCTGCGAATTCTTGATCAAAGAAGTTGGAGTGGTGGCGATCCCTACTAGCGTATTTTACTTGAACCCCGAGGAGGGTAAGAACATAGTGAGATTTACATTCTGCAAAGATGAGGGAACTTTGAGGTCTGCAGTCGAGAGGATGAAGCAGAAGCTGAAGAAAGGATGA